A single window of Xylocopilactobacillus apicola DNA harbors:
- a CDS encoding MucBP domain-containing protein has protein sequence MTFVPKRKRRLHGLPKVFLYSTTLLSVVGGYAAPAVNVLADAQEAPKPIDNQQPKTEAAPQLKGHGITPRSDYTYQVKYYNFVDNSYVGDGTATTPLGPGGSTDYRDIRWTFPTETDLMGNVGLCQLPNSVTTPFSALVRKYKMDFHFTCVNADGSPLKDRQGNVIPVADTKFDHILEFSPSKSTYITRDDLPAHLKARYQVANTFKYDALAKGKGLDQTIKLQQEYSNIITFQDMYTGLDLPNPVTIWGFASDPQIDLTNPNLVPAGYEIAHDNFKKVTITNTNDYPKRVYVRKLITNQVQFVDVNDSNRAIGASQQVTGPQGKDITSDKLSTQPEHYGYRYQNGSFPTGKTFDPSVSQIPINVVFDHNITNHIQFVTQANPNTPVAPATDIQGQFGKPVTQTITAPTGYHLVTPNIQNSLRYLADGENIKVYVQENTQATNHIQFVDNDDPTVKIGPLQEVQGIDGTAIPASQLSHTPSEYGYRYVGGSFPSNLNYDSVNDELTVRVEYDHDVTNHVHFVDQANPGDTFDTSKTVQGKYKTNVPVSTISLPAGYELDTGKPTPKFVADNGTVDVYIKKSIFTNVIDFTLNGAPLPLVSSQSVQGALNDPITIDPNWIPGTYELNGTPNLRIIGTNGQHQTVDLKLKTPNSPTVTNNIKYVDEDGNQIGSNVSIQGTLGSTIPGMTLINNIPDSHYELANGQGNLSMGANGTTITVNLQGKTYNNTVSYINVADNTQVGTSVAISGRYKRSVTQPIQAPTGYHLQNQNIASTLKYGAEGYEHKINVVEDQITYTNIIDFTLYGNPTNIASSQTVTGLVNSAITIDPAWIPNGYEIRGPIPALRIVGSNNVHQVIDLKKKPPVSAAVSNIIKYVDPNGNQVGATTTINGLSGSVIPASTLARYIPDSHYELASNQGDALLGADGTTITVHVQGRTYNNTISYIDAATNRKVGSSTPVTGRYKESVTQTIQSPSGYHLQNANIQSTLTYGVENFDIKVPVVADNAPQPNPPRDRNYIQFVVNGLYYGNKITINGRTGDSIDLRSYLPSGYELEAGVNPIVTFGLNGANHFINIKRKAPAPVPSPSPSPSPSPTPSPSPVQIVNYIQFTYNGINIGEKIRVSAQAGGRIDLRSILPDGYELEDGADPFVTVGLDGSIKYVPIKKKVAPAIVNYVQFTVDGTNLGTQNKIAGSLGSTVDIASLIPTGYELVDSKQEITIAADGTVHKVALKKIAPAQVTNFVQFTVDGLNLGEAKTFSGALGSSLDFKSMIPAGYELVDPAAMLKFGLDQTTHSVALKKVAAASVDNYVQFTIDGKNYSVVIKRTGAIGDPIDITPWIPAGYELAVKGTKISFAADGTIHEVAIVKAATPEPVASTVTNYIQFIADGVSLGDPVAVEGETGTTVDLAALIPTGYTLADPAGTIIMGLDQVTHQVELKKIVTDPVTVTRVAKPYSKVGTATKYGTLPQLGSSKVNTVPLGLMSVASAGASAVWLSSKKRANKKNLASKRSVGSK, from the coding sequence ATGACATTTGTTCCAAAGAGAAAAAGAAGACTGCACGGATTGCCGAAGGTATTCTTGTATTCGACAACGTTATTATCGGTAGTTGGAGGATACGCGGCGCCAGCAGTTAATGTTTTGGCGGACGCGCAGGAGGCACCCAAGCCAATCGATAACCAACAGCCAAAAACAGAGGCAGCTCCACAGCTCAAAGGCCACGGAATAACTCCCCGTTCGGACTACACTTATCAAGTGAAGTATTATAACTTTGTCGATAATTCTTATGTGGGTGACGGCACGGCTACGACTCCATTGGGACCAGGAGGATCGACGGACTATCGAGATATTAGATGGACATTTCCGACTGAGACAGATTTAATGGGAAACGTCGGGCTTTGTCAATTGCCAAACAGTGTGACGACGCCTTTTAGTGCGCTCGTTAGAAAGTATAAAATGGACTTCCACTTTACTTGCGTTAATGCAGATGGAAGTCCTTTAAAGGATCGGCAAGGAAATGTTATACCAGTCGCTGATACCAAATTTGATCATATTTTGGAGTTCTCTCCTTCAAAATCGACCTATATAACAAGAGATGACTTGCCAGCGCATTTGAAGGCACGCTACCAAGTTGCTAATACTTTTAAGTATGATGCTTTAGCTAAGGGCAAAGGGCTCGACCAGACAATTAAGTTGCAGCAGGAATACAGCAACATCATCACATTCCAAGATATGTATACGGGACTAGATTTGCCCAATCCTGTAACGATTTGGGGCTTTGCCTCTGATCCGCAAATTGATTTGACCAACCCTAATTTGGTACCGGCAGGTTATGAAATAGCGCATGACAATTTCAAAAAGGTTACCATTACTAACACTAATGATTATCCAAAACGTGTTTACGTCCGCAAATTGATTACGAATCAAGTTCAGTTTGTTGATGTGAACGACTCTAACCGGGCAATTGGTGCTTCGCAGCAGGTGACGGGACCGCAAGGTAAAGATATCACTTCTGATAAGCTGTCCACTCAGCCAGAACATTACGGATATCGCTATCAAAATGGAAGTTTTCCAACTGGCAAAACTTTTGATCCTAGTGTATCGCAAATTCCAATCAATGTGGTGTTTGATCACAATATTACTAATCATATCCAATTTGTAACTCAGGCGAATCCCAACACTCCGGTGGCGCCAGCGACTGACATTCAAGGTCAGTTTGGCAAGCCAGTGACCCAAACGATCACTGCGCCGACGGGTTATCATTTGGTGACGCCAAATATCCAAAATAGCCTGAGATATTTAGCTGATGGGGAAAATATTAAAGTCTACGTTCAAGAAAATACGCAGGCGACTAATCATATCCAGTTTGTGGATAATGATGATCCGACGGTCAAAATTGGTCCATTGCAGGAAGTTCAAGGAATAGATGGGACTGCGATTCCAGCAAGTCAACTGAGTCATACTCCAAGCGAGTACGGTTACCGCTACGTTGGCGGTTCTTTTCCGTCGAATCTGAACTACGACAGCGTAAATGATGAACTTACCGTTCGAGTTGAGTACGATCATGACGTTACCAATCATGTTCATTTTGTCGATCAAGCTAATCCAGGCGACACTTTTGATACGTCGAAGACGGTTCAGGGCAAATACAAGACGAACGTTCCAGTGAGCACTATTAGCCTGCCTGCTGGGTATGAGCTTGACACTGGGAAGCCAACGCCGAAATTTGTCGCTGATAATGGCACCGTTGATGTTTATATCAAAAAATCTATTTTCACCAATGTTATTGATTTTACTTTGAATGGGGCGCCACTGCCACTTGTTTCCTCCCAGTCGGTCCAAGGTGCGCTCAATGATCCAATTACTATTGATCCAAACTGGATTCCGGGCACCTATGAGCTAAACGGGACGCCGAATTTGCGCATTATTGGAACTAATGGTCAGCATCAAACCGTTGATTTGAAATTGAAAACCCCGAATTCTCCGACGGTCACCAATAACATTAAATACGTTGACGAGGATGGCAATCAGATTGGCAGCAATGTGTCGATTCAAGGGACACTTGGCTCGACGATCCCTGGGATGACTTTGATCAACAATATTCCTGATTCGCATTATGAACTGGCAAATGGTCAAGGCAACCTCTCGATGGGAGCAAACGGGACGACGATCACCGTTAATCTTCAAGGCAAAACTTATAACAACACTGTTAGCTATATTAACGTCGCAGACAACACGCAAGTGGGGACTTCGGTTGCGATTTCGGGTCGTTACAAGCGAAGTGTGACCCAGCCGATTCAGGCTCCGACAGGCTATCATCTGCAAAATCAAAATATTGCCAGTACGCTGAAATACGGGGCAGAAGGCTATGAACACAAGATTAACGTGGTGGAAGATCAGATCACTTACACCAATATCATTGACTTCACGCTTTATGGCAATCCGACAAATATCGCAAGCAGCCAGACGGTCACAGGTTTAGTCAACTCAGCGATTACGATCGACCCAGCCTGGATTCCAAATGGCTATGAGATCAGAGGACCTATTCCGGCGCTAAGAATTGTCGGCTCAAATAATGTCCACCAAGTAATTGATTTGAAAAAGAAACCACCGGTTTCTGCAGCCGTTTCTAATATCATCAAATACGTTGATCCAAATGGTAATCAAGTTGGCGCAACAACGACAATCAACGGGCTATCAGGTTCAGTTATTCCAGCCAGCACTTTAGCTAGGTATATCCCTGATTCACATTATGAATTGGCAAGCAACCAAGGTGATGCCTTATTGGGAGCCGATGGCACAACGATTACGGTGCACGTGCAGGGCAGAACATATAACAACACAATTAGTTATATTGATGCCGCGACTAATAGAAAGGTTGGTTCTTCAACACCAGTAACAGGCCGTTATAAAGAGAGCGTAACGCAGACGATCCAGTCGCCGAGCGGGTATCATTTACAAAATGCAAACATCCAGAGCACTCTCACTTACGGTGTTGAGAATTTTGATATTAAAGTACCGGTGGTTGCTGACAATGCGCCACAGCCAAATCCGCCGCGCGATCGCAATTATATTCAGTTTGTAGTGAACGGACTTTATTATGGTAACAAAATAACGATTAACGGTCGGACTGGTGATAGCATTGACTTGCGTTCATATTTGCCGAGCGGTTACGAGTTGGAAGCGGGAGTTAATCCAATTGTTACTTTTGGGTTAAATGGGGCAAACCACTTCATTAACATTAAGAGGAAGGCGCCAGCTCCAGTGCCAAGTCCAAGTCCAAGTCCGTCGCCAAGCCCAACTCCTAGTCCAAGCCCGGTTCAAATTGTTAATTATATCCAGTTCACTTATAACGGAATTAACATCGGCGAGAAGATTCGAGTGAGTGCTCAAGCGGGTGGTCGGATTGATCTGCGCTCGATTTTGCCGGATGGCTATGAATTAGAAGACGGTGCTGATCCGTTTGTGACAGTCGGTCTTGACGGGAGCATTAAATACGTTCCAATTAAGAAGAAAGTAGCGCCTGCCATCGTGAACTATGTCCAGTTTACGGTTGATGGCACTAATTTGGGAACGCAAAATAAGATCGCTGGCAGTTTAGGAAGCACGGTTGACATTGCGTCCTTGATTCCAACAGGTTACGAGCTGGTCGACTCTAAGCAGGAGATCACAATTGCTGCAGATGGAACCGTTCATAAAGTAGCGCTGAAGAAAATCGCACCAGCGCAGGTTACTAACTTCGTCCAGTTCACAGTCGATGGCTTAAATCTGGGCGAGGCGAAAACTTTTAGCGGGGCACTTGGCAGCTCACTTGATTTCAAGTCAATGATTCCGGCGGGCTACGAGCTTGTTGACCCTGCTGCAATGCTTAAATTTGGCTTGGATCAGACTACTCACAGCGTAGCTTTGAAGAAAGTTGCTGCTGCCTCAGTTGATAATTATGTCCAGTTTACAATTGACGGGAAAAATTATAGCGTAGTAATCAAACGGACCGGCGCAATTGGCGATCCGATTGATATTACTCCTTGGATCCCAGCGGGCTACGAGCTGGCGGTGAAGGGAACTAAGATTAGTTTTGCAGCCGATGGAACAATTCATGAAGTGGCGATTGTGAAGGCGGCAACCCCAGAACCTGTAGCTTCAACGGTCACCAATTATATTCAGTTCATTGCAGATGGAGTGAGTTTGGGTGATCCAGTTGCAGTTGAAGGCGAAACGGGAACGACCGTTGATCTAGCAGCGTTAATTCCGACAGGTTATACGCTCGCCGATCCTGCGGGAACAATTATTATGGGTCTCGATCAGGTGACACATCAAGTAGAACTTAAGAAAATTGTCACTGATCCTGTGACGGTCACGCGGGTAGCGAAGCCTTATTCTAAGGTCGGGACTGCAACCAAATATGGCACTTTGCCACAGCTTGGCTCCAGCAAAGTAAACACAGTTCCACTTGGATTAATGAGCGTCGCCAGTGCAGGAGCATCGGCAGTGTGGCTCTCATCTAAGAAAAGAGCAAACAAGAAAAATTTAGCTTCCAAGAGATCTGTCGGAAGTAAATAA
- a CDS encoding Fic family protein yields MKGLAEHPYISPFMIDEQMDELIKWSKEVQLQLHPVQYVAELHQRFVTIHPFIDGNGRTARLLLNFALTQAGYPVISVSPTPAKREKYLNALEEARNGKPDKFRNFISSIVKFAIVSETFRRCGKIEL; encoded by the coding sequence TTGAAGGGTCTAGCTGAACATCCATACATTTCTCCTTTTATGATCGATGAGCAAATGGATGAACTAATAAAATGGAGCAAAGAAGTGCAATTGCAGTTGCATCCAGTTCAATATGTCGCTGAGCTGCATCAAAGGTTTGTGACGATTCATCCCTTTATTGATGGTAACGGGCGAACTGCACGGCTATTACTAAACTTTGCTTTGACTCAAGCTGGATATCCAGTAATTAGTGTTAGTCCCACTCCCGCCAAACGAGAAAAGTATCTAAATGCTTTGGAAGAGGCTAGAAATGGCAAACCCGATAAATTTCGAAATTTTATTTCTTCGATTGTTAAGTTTGCAATTGTATCAGAAACATTTAGAAGATGCGGGAAAATAGAATTGTAA